One Pseudocalidococcus azoricus BACA0444 DNA segment encodes these proteins:
- the rbfA gene encoding 30S ribosome-binding factor RbfA: MAPPRRVERVAELIRREVSQLLVHNIKDERVGNGMVSVTDVIVSGDLQHAKIFVSIYGTDEVRTATMAGLKAATGYVRSELGQRIRLRRTPEVVFVEDRSLERGTKVLSLLNDLERNRPPEPLESVESEAPL, translated from the coding sequence ATGGCCCCCCCCAGACGTGTTGAACGGGTCGCAGAACTGATCCGCCGCGAAGTCAGTCAGCTTTTAGTCCACAACATCAAAGACGAGCGAGTCGGCAATGGCATGGTTAGCGTTACGGATGTGATTGTCTCCGGGGATCTACAGCACGCCAAAATTTTTGTCAGTATCTATGGAACTGATGAAGTCCGCACAGCAACAATGGCAGGCCTAAAGGCAGCAACGGGCTACGTTCGGAGTGAATTGGGGCAACGGATTCGGCTGCGGCGGACTCCAGAAGTGGTTTTTGTCGAAGATCGCTCTTTGGAACGGGGCACAAAAGTTCTATCTCTCTTAAATGACCTTGAGCGCAATCGCCCCCCAGAACCCTTGGAATCGGTGGAATCAGAAGCTCCTCTTTAA
- a CDS encoding DUF29 domain-containing protein — MTVTTPTLYDVDYVDWIAETVARLKAKDFASLDLENLIEEMESLGRSERHALSSQWIRVVKHLLKLEAQPQATDYHNSWVSSILDGVREITELVEVSPSLKNYLRSNEVKWYQKSRQEASIETRLPQAQFPESCPYDVLDLIAGNYPESLRYFFVIE, encoded by the coding sequence ATGACTGTAACGACTCCTACCCTCTATGACGTAGATTATGTTGATTGGATTGCGGAGACGGTAGCCCGATTAAAAGCTAAAGACTTTGCCAGCCTGGACTTAGAAAACTTAATTGAGGAGATGGAAAGCTTGGGACGCTCAGAACGTCATGCCCTCAGCAGCCAATGGATTCGAGTTGTCAAGCATTTACTCAAGCTAGAGGCTCAACCCCAGGCCACGGACTATCACAATAGTTGGGTATCGAGTATTTTAGATGGAGTCCGAGAAATCACTGAGTTAGTTGAGGTCTCCCCCAGCCTGAAAAACTATTTACGATCTAACGAAGTAAAGTGGTATCAAAAATCGCGCCAAGAAGCCTCCATTGAAACCCGACTACCCCAGGCCCAGTTTCCCGAATCCTGCCCCTATGATGTGTTGGACTTAATAGCCGGAAACTATCCCGAATCGTTACGCTATTTCTTTGTGATTGAGTAA
- a CDS encoding NAD-dependent epimerase/dehydratase family protein, which produces MRVLVIGGDGYCGWATALHLSNRGHDVAILDSLVRRHWDAELCIETLTPIAPIQYRLQRWRDLTGKTIDLFIGDICNYEFLKSAMLTFQPDAVVHFGEQRSAPFSMIDREHAVLTQSNNVIGNLNLLYVIHEHFPECHLVKLGTMGEYGTPNIDIEEGYITIEHNGRKDTLPYPKQPGSFYHLSKVHDSHNIQFACRIWGLRATDLNQGIVYGVLTEETGMDELLINRLDYDGVFGTALNRFCIQAAVGHPLTVYGKGGQTRGLLDIRDTVRCIELALLTPAAAGEFRVFNQFTELFSVADLADKVKEAGQALGIKVEVSNLENPRVEKEEHYFNAKNTKLLDLGLQPHYLSDSLLDSLLNFAIKYKQRVDHNHILPKVKWRA; this is translated from the coding sequence ATGAGAGTTCTGGTCATTGGCGGCGACGGGTATTGCGGTTGGGCAACAGCATTACATTTATCCAATCGGGGACATGACGTTGCAATTTTAGATAGCTTAGTCCGGCGACATTGGGATGCAGAGTTATGTATCGAAACCCTCACACCAATTGCACCTATTCAATATCGGTTACAGCGATGGCGCGATTTAACGGGCAAGACAATCGACTTGTTCATTGGCGACATCTGCAACTACGAATTCCTCAAGTCCGCAATGCTTACCTTTCAACCGGATGCAGTCGTGCATTTTGGTGAACAACGTTCTGCCCCCTTCTCGATGATTGACCGGGAACACGCCGTCTTGACCCAATCGAATAATGTGATTGGCAACTTAAATCTGCTTTATGTGATCCACGAGCATTTCCCGGAATGTCACTTGGTCAAACTGGGGACGATGGGTGAGTATGGTACGCCGAACATTGACATCGAAGAAGGTTACATCACGATTGAACACAACGGCCGTAAAGATACCCTCCCCTATCCCAAACAGCCCGGTAGCTTCTATCACCTGAGTAAAGTTCACGATAGCCACAATATCCAATTTGCTTGCCGCATTTGGGGACTCCGGGCGACTGATCTGAACCAAGGCATTGTCTATGGGGTGCTGACCGAAGAAACGGGTATGGATGAGTTGTTGATCAACCGCTTGGACTACGATGGGGTCTTTGGCACAGCGTTGAATCGGTTCTGTATCCAGGCCGCGGTGGGGCATCCGTTAACGGTCTATGGTAAGGGCGGTCAAACCCGTGGCTTACTGGATATTCGGGATACGGTTCGCTGTATTGAGTTAGCCCTGTTAACCCCTGCGGCGGCTGGAGAATTCCGGGTCTTTAACCAGTTTACAGAGCTATTTAGTGTTGCCGATTTGGCTGACAAGGTCAAGGAAGCGGGCCAGGCCTTGGGAATCAAAGTTGAAGTTAGCAACCTCGAAAACCCACGGGTCGAAAAAGAAGAGCATTACTTCAATGCTAAAAACACCAAACTTTTGGATTTGGGCCTGCAACCCCATTACCTTTCTGACTCCCTCCTGGATTCCCTCCTAAACTTTGCGATCAAGTACAAACAGCGGGTGGATCACAATCACATTTTGCCCAAGGTGAAATGGCGGGCTTAA
- a CDS encoding 5-(carboxyamino)imidazole ribonucleotide synthase: MVNPTQKRIGIIGGGQLAWMLGLAARDVGITVVVQTPNATDSAVTIADEVIYAPIDDLAATQALGQKVDVITFENEFVDLVGLQRLADTGVCFRPSLSSLTPLLDKLDQRQFLASLGLPVPKFVGADHVSTIAGLTQKFQFPVVIKARRHGYDGQGTFVIKDAGAWDVFWQAHPDFKPFLVEAFVPFRCELGMMAARSTSGEIALHPLVETQQENQVCRRVIAPAKASLEMITQAQAMAATLLEALDFVGILGIEFFLTDADQLLINEIAPRTHNSGHYTIEACHTSQFAQHLLAITGRGLGNPGLQSPAAVMINLLGFETATSDYGEKRQTLSQIPQATVHWYGKTQAYPGRKLGHVTVLLHNQEPETMTKTLSQIESIWYS, encoded by the coding sequence ATGGTTAACCCAACTCAAAAACGGATTGGGATCATTGGTGGCGGGCAATTGGCCTGGATGTTGGGGTTAGCAGCCCGAGATGTAGGCATTACGGTAGTTGTCCAAACACCCAATGCTACGGATTCAGCGGTGACAATTGCCGATGAGGTGATTTATGCCCCAATTGATGATCTGGCCGCCACCCAGGCCCTAGGCCAAAAAGTAGATGTGATCACTTTTGAAAATGAATTTGTTGATTTAGTTGGATTACAAAGACTGGCTGATACGGGTGTGTGTTTTCGACCGAGTTTAAGCAGTTTGACCCCCCTGTTAGACAAGTTAGACCAACGGCAATTTTTAGCATCTTTGGGTTTACCCGTGCCAAAATTTGTGGGTGCGGATCACGTCTCAACCATTGCCGGATTAACTCAAAAATTTCAGTTTCCTGTGGTGATCAAAGCGCGACGACATGGCTATGACGGGCAAGGGACGTTTGTGATAAAAGATGCCGGGGCCTGGGATGTTTTTTGGCAAGCTCATCCTGATTTCAAACCATTTTTAGTGGAAGCCTTTGTACCCTTCCGTTGTGAGTTAGGGATGATGGCCGCTCGCTCCACATCAGGTGAAATAGCCCTCCATCCTCTCGTGGAAACCCAGCAAGAGAATCAAGTCTGCCGGCGAGTCATTGCTCCAGCTAAGGCTAGTCTTGAGATGATAACCCAGGCCCAGGCCATGGCAGCAACCCTCTTAGAGGCCTTAGATTTTGTCGGTATCTTGGGGATTGAATTTTTTCTGACCGATGCAGACCAACTCCTGATTAATGAAATTGCCCCCCGCACCCATAATTCCGGTCACTACACGATTGAAGCTTGTCACACCAGTCAGTTTGCCCAACATCTACTCGCGATTACCGGCCGGGGCCTAGGCAATCCGGGCTTACAATCTCCTGCCGCCGTTATGATCAACCTCTTGGGCTTTGAAACCGCCACGTCCGACTACGGTGAAAAACGCCAAACCCTGAGCCAAATTCCCCAAGCCACTGTCCATTGGTATGGTAAAACTCAAGCCTATCCAGGCCGGAAGCTGGGCCATGTGACGGTATTACTCCATAATCAAGAGCCTGAAACGATGACCAAGACCCTATCTCAGATTGAATCTATTTGGTATTCCTGA